The window CTTGGCAACGAGGCGGCATTATAGGGAGCTTGCTTCAGATCACAAGATCTTTTTTCAACTCTCGCCGATCTTTTTAGAAACGGCTAAAAGATGTACTGGGAACTTTAGTTCCTGCTTGCAGACCAACCTACTAGATAACTACATAAAGAGGGGTACCCCATGGGCTTGCGTTATCTGGGCTGTGTAGCCTTACTTTGTATAAGTACGGCCTACGCCACCGACACTTCATTACATGACCTGCTGGAGAGCCAGGTCAAAACCAACAATTCGGTACCCAAGGGAGTGTCGGTACTGCTGCAGAATTACCCAAGCGCGTCACAACTGATCTTGGCGGAGGCTTTTCGGACCTATCCCCAACAGGTGCCGGCTATCATCAAAGCCGTGGTACATCATCAACCTGCCTTAGCGGCATTAGCGGTAGATCAGGCATTGAAGCTGCCGGGGGTCAGCACCGGTGCCATAGTCCAGGCGGCGATCAGTGCCGATCCGGCCTGCTCTGACCTGGTGATTGGTTCGGCCATGCAAGATGAACCCGACCAATTCCATGACATTATCACCGTTGCCCTTTCCACCGAGCCTTTGGCGGTAGACAGCATAGTGCAGTCGGCTGCCATGGAAAGACCAGAGCGGATCCGTGAACTGATACAGCTGGTCCAGGAGTTGGTGCCTGACCAGGTGGATGAAATATTAGCGAACCTTCATGCCCTTTTCCCCAATGACCCTGCCACCGAAACAGAGCAGGTTCAGGCCAACAACCACTGAGCTATAAAAGAGGCATAAAAAAAACCGAGGCAGATGCCTCGGTTTTTTCATTTCTGGCGAGTCGCTTTACTCAGCAGCAGCTTCTTCAGCAGCAGCTTCAGTCGCAACAGGACGATCAACCAGTTCTACGAAAGCCATGGGGGCGTTGTCGCCGGCACGGAAACCGCACTTCAGAATGCGCAGGTAACCGCCGGGGCGATCTTGGTAACGCGGACCCAGTTCGTTGAACAGTTTGCCTACAACCTCTTTATCGCGGGTGCGGGCAAAGGCCAGACGACGGTTAGCAACACTGTCGGTCTTAGCCAGGGTGATCAACGGCTCAACCACGCGACGCAGCTCTTTCGCCTTCGGCACGGTCGTCTTGATAACTTCATGACGAACCAGGGAACTGGCCATGTTACGGAACATGGCCTGGCGGTGGCTGCTGTTGCGATTTAGTTGACGACCACTCTTACGATGGCGCATGGGAGTTTCCTTTTAACTAAATCAGTTGAACACGTAACCTGATTAATCTCTGTCGACCAGACTGGCAGGCGGCCAGTTCTCCAGGCGCATGCCCAGAGAAAGACCACGGGAGGCCAATACGTCTTTGATTTCAGTCAGAGATTTCTTACCAAGGTTAGGCGTCTTGAGGAGCTCTACCTCGGTACGCTGTACCAGGTCACCGATGTAGTGGATGGCTTCTGCCTTCAAGCAGTTAGCCGAACGCACTGTAAGCTCCAGATCATCAACAGGACGCAGCAGGATCGGATCGAACTCAGGCTTCTCTTCTTTCTGCTCAGGCTCGCTCATGTCGCGCAGTTCGACAAAGGCTTCCAACTGCTCAGCCATGATAGTGGCGGCGCGGCGGATGGCCTCTTCGGGATCGATGGTACCGTTGGTTTCCATGTCGATCACGAGCTTGTCGAGGTCGGTGCGTTGTTCAACACGAGCGCGCTCTACGTTGTAGGCGATACGCTCAACGGGAGAGAAACCGGCGTCGACCAACAGGCGGCCAACGGGACGGTCATCCTCTTCCAGAGAAAGACGAGAAGACGCAGGAACGTAGCCACGACCCACCTCAACCTTGATACGCATGGAAATTTGCGCGTCGCCGGTCAGGGTGCAGATGTGGTGTTCAGGGTTCATGATTTCCACATCACCATCAGTGGTGATGTCTGCTGCCACTACCGCACCAGCACCGCTCTTATTGAGCGTCAGGATGGCTTCGTCCTTACCGTGCAGTTTGACGGCCAGACCTTTCAGGTTCAGGAGGATTTCAATAACGTCCTCTTGAACGCCTTCCTTGCTGGAGTACTCGTGCAGTACGCCATCAATTTCCACTTCCGTCACGGCACAGCCGGGCATGGAAGACAGAAGAATGCGACGCAGCGCATTACCAAGGGTGTGACCGAAACCGCGTTCAAGCGGCTCCAGGGTCACCTTGGCTCGAGTCGGGCTGAGGCTTTCAATGTCCACCAGCCGCGGCTTGAGAAAATCAGTAACAGAACCCTGCATATAGTCCTCTCTAGTGCGTTAAGCTTTACTTGGAGTAAAGCTCGACGATCAGCTGTTCGTTGATGTCGGCGGACAGATCAGTACGCTCAGGAAGACGCTTGAAGGAGCCTTCCATCTTGTCTTTGTCAACTTCCAGCCAGGTCGGCTTTTCACGCTGCTCGGCCAGTTCCAGAGCCGCTTTAACGCGAGCTTGTTTTTTGGCCTTTTCACGGATGGAGACGACGTCGTTTACGGAGATCTGGAAAGAGGCAATGTTGACAACCTTGCCGTTAACCAGGATCGCCTTGTGGCTAACCAGCTGGCGAGCTTCAGCGCGAGTAGCACCGAAACCCATGCGGTAGACCACGTTGTCCAGACGAGTTTCCAGCAGCTGCAACAGGTTTTCACCGGTGTTGCCTTTCAGACGAGCTGCTTCTTTGTAGTAGTTACGGAATTGCTTTTCCAGCACACCGTAAATGCGACGAACTTTTTGCTTCTCGCGCAGCTGTACGCCGTAGTCAGACAGACGGGGCTTACGGGCACCGTGTTGACCAGGAGCTTGCTCGAGTTTGCACTTGGAATCGATCGCACGCACACCGCTTTTCAGGAACAGATCAGTACCTTCGCGGCGGCTGAGCTTGAGCTTAGGACCCAAATATCTTGCCATGTTCTTTCTCCACTATCCTCTAGAAGCGAATTAAACGCGACGCTTCTTCGGCGGACGACAGCCGTTGTGCGGAATCGGCGTGACGTCGGTGATGTTGGTGATCCGGAAACCGGCAGCGTTCAGAGCGCGGATCGCGGACTCACGGCCCGGGCCAGGACCCTTCACATTCACTTCCAGGTTCTTCACGCCGTATTCAGCGGCAACGACACCCGCACGCTCAGCAGCAACCTGCGCAGCGAAGGGGGTGGACTTGCGCGAACCACGGAAGCCGGAGCCACCAGCAGTTGCCCAAGACAGAGCGTTACCCTGACGATCAGTGATAGTCACGATAGTGTTGTTGAAAGAAGCATGTACGTGGGCGATACCATCAACCACTTGCTTCTTGACGCGCTTACGAGCACGAGTCGGTGTTTTAGCCATCGTTTACCTTCCCGAATTATTTCTTGATCGGCTTACGAGGACCCTTACGGGTACGCGCATTAGTCTTAGTGCGCTGACCACGTACGGGCAGACCACGACGATGACGCAGGCCACGGAAGCAACCCAGGTCCATCAGACGTTTGATAGACAGGGTGACTTCACGGCGCAGGTCACCTTCAACGGTGTACTTACCGACTTCGTCACGAAGTTTGTCGATTTGCGTTTCATCCAGCTCGCGGATTTTCACGCTTTCTTCAATACCAGCGGCGGCACAAATGGCCTTAGCGCGGGTACGACCGATGCCATAAATGGCAGTCAGTGCGATCACAGCATGCTTATGATCAGGAATGTTAATGCCGGCTATACGGGCCATCAACTGCACTCCTAAAGTGGGTGGCTATCTGCGGAAAGCCCGTAAGGATACCCAACAGAAAGCCTGTTTTCAATTAAGCTGGCCAGCTATTTGCTGGCCAGCCCCGGATTAGCCTTGCCGTTGCTTGTGCTTCGGCTCAGTGCAAATCACGCGTACCACGCCGTGGCGCTTGATGATTTTGCAGTTGCGGCAAATTTTCTTAACGGATGCACGAACTTTCATTGCTTACTCCGTATGTTCAACGACACCAAAGGCTGGGCGGCTTAGCGCCCGTAGCCCTTGAGGTTCGCCTTCTTCAGGACGGACTCATACTGATGGGTCATCATATGGGTCTGCACCTGCGCCATAAAGTCCATGATGACAACCACGATAATGAGCAGCGAGGTACCACCGAAGTAGAACTGCGCATTGAACGCCACCATCATGAACTCAGGGATCAGACACACCAGGGTGATATAGATCGCGCCGGCCAAAGTTAGGCGAGTCATCACTTTGTCGATATAGCGAGCTGTTTGCTCGCCCGGGCGAATGCCCGGAATAAAGGCACCGCTCTTCTTCAGATTCTCTGCAGTCTCGCGCGGGTTGAAAACCAGCCCGGTATAGAAGAAGCAGAAGAAGATAATGGCTGCTGAATACAGCATCACGTACAACGGCTGACCTGGCGACAGAGACAGGGCCACATCTTGCAGCCAGGACAGTGACTCGTTCTTACTGAACCATTGAGCCAGAGTACCTGGGAACAGGATGATGGAGCTGGCGAAGATCGGCGGGATAACCCCGGCCATGTTGATCTTCAGCGGCAGGTGGGTGCTTTGGGCAGCAAAGACACGACGGCCCTGCTGACGTTTGGCGTAGTTGACGACGATGCGACGCTGGCCGCGCTCGACGAATACCACACCAAAAGTAACCACCACTACCGTTACAGCAATCATGAGTACGACGAGAACGCTCGTCCCCTCATGGTTCCACTGCTCTACTGTCTTACCGAGAGCCGGCGCCAAGCCAGCCACAATACCGGCGAAGATCAGGATGGAGATACCGTTACCGATACCCCGCTCTGTGATCTGCTCACCCAGCCACATCAGGAACATGGTACCGGTCACCAGGCTGACTACTGCAGTGAAGTAGAAAGCCGGGCCCGGGGACAGTACCAGTCCGTCGACCATATTGGGCAAGCCAGTGGCAATCCCGAAAGATTGCACTATCGCCAACGCCAGGGTACCCCAGCGCGTGTATTGGCTGATCTTACGGCGCCCTGCCTCACCTTCCTTTTTCAGTTCGGCAAGTGCAGGGTGCACGACGGTCAACAGCTGCACGATGATCGACGCCGAGATATACGGCATGATCCCCAGTGCAAAGACCGATGCCCGCTCAAGAGCACCACCGCTGAACATGTTGAACATGGACACGATGGTGTCTTTTTGCGATGCAAACAGATCGGCAAGAACAGCAGCGTCAATACCAGGAATGGGGACGAAGGAGCCAGCCCGGAAAACGATAATCGCCCCGAGCACGAAGAGCAGTCGACGTTTGAGTTCCGACAGTCCGCCTTGTGCCTTGTTGGTGTCCAGTCCTGGTTTAGCCATTGCCTATTATTCCTCGACCTTTCCGCCAGCGGCTTCGATGGCAGCGCGGGCACCTTTGGTGACACGCAGACCACGAACAGTCACAGGACGCTCGATGGCGCCGGACAGTACGACCTTGGCGAATTCAATGTTACGGGTGATGACGTTAGCGTCTTTCAGGCTGTTCAGATCAACCACATCACCTTCTACCTTGGCCAGCTCGGACAGGCGCACTTCAGAAGTCACCAGGGACTTGCGAGAAGTGAAGCCGAACTTCGGCAGACGGCGTTGCAGCGGCATCTGACCGCCTTCAAAACCAGCACGTACTTTACCACCACTGCGGCTCTTTTGACCTTTATGGCCACGGCCACCGGTTTTACCCAGGCCAGAACCGATACCACGACCGACACGCTTAGGAGCGGACTTGGAACCAGCGGCAGGGGACAGGGTATTCAGTTTCATCCGATTAGCCCTCCACCTTCACCATGTAATAGACCTGGTTGATCATGCCACGCACGGCCGGAGTATCTTCCAGCTCAACGGTGTGGTTGATCTTACGCAGGCCAAGACCGCGCAGCGTGGCTTTGTGCTTAGGCAGACGGCCAATGGAGCTGCGAGTTTGGGTTACTTTTACTGTCTTGTTAGCCATGTGATTACCCCAGAATTTCTTCAACGGTGAGACCACGTTTGGCCGCTACGGCTTCCGGAGACTTGACGTCAACCAGGGCGCCGATGGTTGCACGAACCACGTTGATCGGGTTGGTGGAACCGTAAGCTTTGGACAGTACGTTGTGTACGCCAGCCACTTCCAGGACGGCACGCATGGCGCCGCCGGCGATGATACCGGTACCTTCAGAGGCAGGCTGCATGTACACCTGGGAGCCGGAGTGACGGCCTTTAACCGGGTGGTGCAGCGTAGTGCCGTTCAGGGACACGGTTACCATGTTGCGGCGAGCTTGTTCCATGGCCTTTTGAATGGCGGCAGGAACTTCACGGGCTTTACCGTAACCGAAACCGATGCGACCGTTGCCGTCGCCCACTACAGTCAGTGCAGTGAAGCTGAAGATACGGCCGCCCTTAACTACTTTAGAAACGCGGTTAACGCTGATCAGTTTTTCGATCAGGTCACCGGCTTGCTTTTCTACGTTCGCCATGACTGCTCCTTAGAACTTCAGGCCGGCTTCACGAGCGGCGTCAGCCAAGGCGGCGACACGACCGTGATATTTGAAACCGGAACGATCGAATGCAACGCTGGTGACACCTTTCTCAAGGGCACGCTCGGCAATGGCTTTACCCACTGCTTTGGCGGCGTCGACGTTGCCGGTGTATTTCAGTTGCTCGGCCAGCGCCTTCTCCTGGGTGGAGGCGGAGGCGATAACTTCAGAACCGTTGGCTGCGATCAGCTGAGCGTAAATGTGGCGCGGTGTACGGTGAACCACCAGACGATTCGCACCCAGCTCTTGGATCTGCTTGCGTACGCGAGTAGCGCGACGCAGACGAGATGCTTTCTTGTCCATAGTGTTACCTTACTTCTTCTTAGCCTCTTTACGCAGGACGTTTTCGTCGGAATAACGCACACCTTTGCCTTTGTAGGGCTCGGGCGGACGGTAACCGCGAAGGTTGGCAGCCACTTGGCCTACCAACTGCTTGTCTGCGCCTTTGATAACCACTTCAGTTTGGCTCGGGCACTCGGCAGTGATGCCTTGCGGCAGTTCATACTCTACCGGGTGAGAGAAGCCCAGGGCCAAGTTCACTTTGGAACCTTGCACCTGCACTTTGTAACCCACGCCAATCAATTGCAGCTTACGGCTGAAGCCTTCAGTAACACCGATGACCATGTTGTTGATCAGGGCACGGGCAGTACCGGCCTGAGCAATTTCAGTAGCACCGTCTTTCAGGCTAACTTTCAGCTGGTTGTCTTCTTGGTTCACGGCCACAGCGTTGTTCAGAACGCGGCTGAGAGTACCGTTTTTACCCTTAACTGTGATTTCCTGACCGTCGAATTTAACTTCAACGCCGGCAGGAATAACCACAGGTGCTTTAGCGACACGAGACATTGTTCTACCCCCTTACGCTACGTAGCAGATGATTTCGCCACCCATGCCGGCTTTACGCGCAGCACGGTCGCTCATCACGCCCTTGGACGTAGAGACGATAGCAACGCCCAGACCACCCATGACTTTCGGCAGCTCATCTTTTTTCTTATAGATGCGCAGACCGGGGCGGGAAACGCGTTGAATGCTCTCGACAACCGGCTTGCCCTGGAAATACTTCAGGGTCACTTCCAGCTCGGGCTTGACGTCGCCAGAAACTTGATAACCGGCGATGTAACCTTCTTTCTTCAGCGTCTCGGCGATAGCCACCTTCAGCTTGGAAGAAGGCATGGAGACCGCAACCTTACGCGCCTGTTGGCCGTTACGGATGCGAGTCAGCATGTCAGCGATAGGATCTTGCATGCTCATAATGCTTCACTCCCTAAGTGGCTTACCAGCTAGCCTTTTTCAGGCCAGGAATTTCACCGCGCATCGCAGCTTCACGCACCTTGATACGGCTCAGGCCGAACTTGCGCAGGAAAGCGTGCGGACGACCAGTCACACGGCAGCGGTTACGCTGACGGCTGCGGCTGGAATCACGCGGCAGGGATTGCAGTTTGAGCACGGCGTCCCAACGCTCTTCGTCAGAGCTGTTGACGCTGCTGATAGTAGCTTTCAGGGTCGCTCGCTTTTCAGCGAACTGAGCTACCAGCTTGGCGCGCTTGGCCTCGCGGGCCTTCATTGATTGCTTTGCCATAACCCTAATTCCTTACTTTTTGAACGGGAAGTTAAAGGCAGCCAGCAGAGCACGACCTTCCTCGTCATTCTGCGCAGTAGTGGTGATGGTGATGTCCAGACCACGTACGCGATCGACTTTGTCGTAGTCGATTTCAGGGAAGATGATTTGCTCGCGAACACCCATGCTGTAGTTGCCACGACCGTCGAAAGATTTCGGGTTGAGGCCACGGAAGTCACGGATACGGGGAATAGAAATCGAGACCAGACGCTCGAAGAATTCCCACATACGTTCGCCACGCAGGGTTACTTTGCAACCAATGGGGTAGCCTTCACGGATCTTGAAGCCCGCCACGGATTTACGCGCTTTGGTGATGAGGGGCTTCTGACCGGAAATGGCTGCCAGGTCGGCAGAGGCATTATCCAGCAGCTTTTTGTCAGCCACAGCTTCACCTACACCCATGTTCAGGGTGATTTTCTCAATCCGAGGGACTTGCATGACTGTCTTGTAGCCGAGCTGCTTGAACAGTTCAGGCACTACAGTCTCTTTGTAGAAATCATGCAGTTTCGCCATCGTTTACTCCAAAAATCAGTTGATGACTTCGTTATTGGACTTGAAGAAACGGACCTTTTGGCCTTCTTCAAGACGGAAACCGACACGGTCAGCCTTGCCAGTTTTGGGGTTAAAGATGGCTACGTTGGAAGCCTGAATAGGGGCTTCTTTCTCGATAATGCCACCCTGAACACCCAGGTAGGGGTTGGGCTTTTGGTGTTTTTTGATGACGTTTACGCCTTCAACGATCAGCTTGCCGGTAGCCAGGACCTTGGTGACTTTGCCACGCTTGCCCTTGTCTTTGCCGGTCAGCACGATCACTTCATCGTCACGACGAATTTTCGCTGCCATTGGGATACTCCTTACAGTACTTCCGGCGCCAGAGAGATGATCTTCATGAACTTCTCTGAACGCAGTTCACGAGTCACCGGGCCGAAGATACGGGTGCCAATGGGTTCCTGCTTAGCATTAAGCAGTACCGCAGCGTTACGATCGAAACGGATCAGAGAACCGTCAGGACGACGCACACCTTTTTTGGTACGCACTACCACCGCGTTAACCACATCACCTTTTTTCACTTTACCGCGCGGAATTGCTTCCTTAACGGTAACTTTGATGATGTCGCCAACAGCGGCATAACGGCGGTGCGAACCACCCAGAACCTTAATACACATTACGCTGCGAGCGCCGCTGTTATCAGCAACGTCGAGCATACTTTGCATTTGGATCATGTTAGTGCTCCGCTAATAAATAACTACAGCCCAGAATTGGGCCACCTTTGGCTGCCTATAGCAAAGGCGCGACAGTTTAACACCATCACCCCGCCATGGGTAGCGCCAAGGCCAATAAAAATACAATGACCCCGTAGCCGGGGTCATTGATGGGTTGCGCGGGCTAAGGTCGATTAGACCTTGGCCGGACGCTCAACGATCTCAACCAGGGTCCAGGACTTGGTCTTGGACAGCGGACGGCATTCGCGAATGGTCACGACGTCGCCAGCTTGGCACTCGTTGTTTTCGTCATGCACGTGCAGCTTGGTGGTGCGCTTGATGAACTTACCGTAGATCGGGTGCTTAACAAAGCGCTCGATGGCTACAGTAATGGACTTGTCCATTTTATCGCTGACCACACGGCCCTGCAGTGTACGAACAGTCTTCTCAGTCATTACGCACCTGCCTTCTCGTTGAGAACAGTTTTGACGCGTGCAATATTGCGACGCACTTTCTTCAGCTCGTGGCTCTGAGACATCTGACCGGTCGCTGCTTGCATGCGCAGGTTGAATTGCTCACGCAGCAGGTTGATCAGTTCAGCGTTCAGGTCCTCAACGCTTTTTTCACGCAGTTCTGTCGCTTTCATCACAGCACCGTCCGGATCACAAAGGTGGTCTTAAACGGCAGTTTGGCGGCCGCCAAGGCGAACGCTTCACGTGCCAGCTCTTCGGAGACACCGTCCATTTCATACAGGACCTTGCCGGGTTTGATCTCGGCGACCCAGTATTCTACGGAACCTTTACCTTTACCCATCCGCACTTCCAGAGGCTTCTCGGAGATCGGCTTGTCGGGGAATACCCGGATCCAGATCTTACCTTGACGCTTGACGTGACGGGTCATGGCACGACGGGCTGCTTCAATTTGACGCGCGGTCATACGACCACGGCCGATGGCTTTCAGGCCAAAGGTACCGAAGGAGACCTTGGCACCGGCTTGCGCCAATCCGCGGTTGCGCATCTTGTGCTGCTTGCGGAATTTTGTACGTTTCGGTTGCAACATCGCTGGAACTCCTTACTTGCCACCTTTGCCTTTCTTCTTCGGCTCGGGCTGCACTTCGGCTACCGGCATACCGCCCAGAACTTCACCTTTGAAGATCCAAACTTTGGTGCCGATCACGCCGTAAGTGGTGTGAGCTTCGGAAGTGGCATAATCGATGTCAGCGCGCAGGGTGTGCAGCGGCACACGGCCTTCACGGTACCATTCGGTACGAGCGATTTCGGCGCCACCCAGGCGGCCGTTCACTTCTACCTTGATACCCTTGGCACCCAGACGCATGGCGTTTTGTACCGCACGCTTCATAGCGCGACGGAACATGACGCGGCGCTCCAGCTGGCTGCTGATGCTGTCAGCTACCAGTTGCGCATCCAGCTCAGGCTTACGCACTTCGCTGATGTTGATTTGCGCGGGCACGCCGGCAATCTTGGCAACGGCTTTGCGCAGCTTCTCAACGTCTTCGCCTTTCTTACCGATCACCACACCCGGACGAGCGGTGTGAATGGTGACACGGATAGACTTGGCAGGACGCTCGATGACGATACGGGATACGGAAGCGGCAGCCAGTTCCTTTTTCAGGAACTTGCGCACTTCGTGGTCGCCGTACAGGTTGTCAGCAAAGTCTTTGGTGTCCGCATACCAGGTAGCGTTCCAGGGCTTCACGATGCCCAGGCGGATACCATTAGGATGTACTTTCTGTCCCATTGCTTATCTCCCGGTTCAACGGTCAGCGACAACCACAGTGATGTGGCTGGTACGCTTGAGGATACGATCCGCACGACCTTTGGCGCGGGGCATGATGCGTTTCATGGTCGGACCTTCGTCAACGAAGATCTTGGCCACTTTCAGTTCATCAATGTCCAGACCGTAGTTGTGCTCGGCATTGGCAATGGCAGACTCCAGTACCTTCTTGACCAGACCGGCAGCTTTTTTGTCGCTGAAGGTCAGAGTGTCAATGGCCTTGGCCACGGGCAGACCGCGAACCTGATCAGCAACCAGGCGAGCCTTCTGCGCAGAGGTACGGGCAAAACGATGTTTAGCGATAGCTTCCATCTTTTACTCCTTAACGCTTCTTGGCTTTCTTGTCCGCGGCGTGACCACGGTAAGTACGGGTCGGCGCGAACTCGCCCAGCTTGTGACCGATCATTTCGTCGGAAACGTAGACTGGAACATGCTGACGACCATTATGGACAGCGATGGTCAAACCGATCATGTTCGGAATGATCATTGAACGACGGGACCAAGTCTTGATAGGTTTCTTGTCCCCGCTTTCCACCGCTTTCTCTACCTTCTTCAGCAAGTGCAGGTCGATAAACGGACCTTTCTTGAGAGAACGTGGCATGGTGATTCCTCTACCTTAGTTACTTGCTACGACGGCGTACGATGAACTTGTCAGTACGCTTGTTCTTACGGGTTTTAGCGCCCTTGGTCGGCTTGCCCCACGGAGATACCGGGTGACGGCCACCAGAGGTACGGCCTTCACCACCACCGTGCGGGTGATCGACGGGGTTCATCGCCACACCGCGGACGGTGGGACGAACGCCACGCCAGCGCTTGGCACCGGCTTTACCCAGTTGACGCAGCATGTGCTCAGCGTTGCCTACTTCACCAACGGTGGCGCGGCAATCGGCAGGCACTTTGCGCATTTCGCCGCTACGCAGACGCACGGTTACATAAGCGCCGTCGCGAGCAACGATTTGGACGTAGGCACCGGCAGAACGAGCGATCTGAGCGCCTTTACCAGGCTTCAGTTCGACAGCGTGCACGGTAGAACCAACAGGGATGTTGCGCATCGGCAGGGTGTTACCTGCTTTGATGGGGGCATCCACACCAGATTGGATCTTGTCGCCAGCCTGCAGGCCTTTGGGGGCCAGGATGTAGCGACGCTCACCGTCTGCATACAGAACCAGTGCGATGTTGGCGCTGCGGTTCGGATCGTATTCCAGGCGCTCTACAGTGGCAGGTACGCCATCTTTGTTGCGCTTGAAGTCAACGATACGGTAGTGCTGCTTGTGACCACCACCGATGTGACGGGTAGTGATGCGGCCAGCATTGTTACGACCACCGGTCTTGGACTTTTTGTCCAGCAGGGCGGCGTGCGGTTTGCCTTTGTGCAGCTCAGGGTTAACCACTTTAACAACGTGGCGGCGACCCGGAGATGTCGGCTTACATTTAACGATAGCCATAGCTCTGAATCCTCCCCTTACTCAGCGCCGCCGAAGTCGATCTCTTGACCGGGCTTCAGGGTCACGTAGGCTTTTTTCCAATCGCTGCGACGGCCGAAGCGGGCGCCGTGACGTTTGGTTTTGCCTTTGACATTGACGGTGCGAACAGCGTCCACTTCTACTTCGAAGAGCTTCTCTACGGCAGCCTTAACTTCGGCCTTGGTAGAGTCGGTAGCGATCTTCAACACAACAGTGTTGAACTTCTCGGCAACCATGGTGCTCTTTTCAGAGACGTGAGGGGCGCGAATCACTTTCAGAATGCGTTCTTCACGGATCATGCCAGCATCTCCTCAAGTTGCTTCACAGCACCGGCAGTCATCAGCACCTTGTCGAAGGCGATCAGAGATACCGGGTCGATACCGGCTACATCACGCACGTCGACCTTGTACAGGTTGCGGGCCGCCAGGAACAGGTTCTCGTCGACTTCTTGAGTCACGATCAGCACGTCCTTCAGCTCCAGCTCGCCAAGCTTGGCGACCAGTTCTTTGGTCTTGGGTGCAGAGACAGCGAAGTTCTCGACAACAACCAGGCGCTCCTGACGAACCAGTTCAGACAGGATGCTCTTGATCGCGCCGCGATACATTTTCTTGTTAACTTTCTGCTCGTAGTTTTGCGGCTTAGCGGCAAAACTCACACCACCGGAGCGCCAGATGGGGCTGCGGATGGTGCCGGCACGGGCGCGGCCGGTGCCTTTTTGACGGAAGGGCTTCTTGCCGCCGCCGGATACTTCTGAGCGGGTCTTCTGAGCACGGGTACCCTGACGAGCAGCGGCAGCGTAGGCCACTACTACTTGGTGTACCAGGGCTTCATTCAGCTCACGCCCAAAGGTAGCTTCGGAAACTTCAAGAGCGCCTTGCGCGTCTTTCAATACCAATTCCATCACCTATCTCCTCAGACGTTACGCTTTCACAGCGGGTTTAACGATGAGGTCACCACCGGTAGCGCCGGGAACGGCGCCTTTAACCAGCAGCAGG is drawn from Gallaecimonas xiamenensis 3-C-1 and contains these coding sequences:
- the rplB gene encoding 50S ribosomal protein L2, with protein sequence MAIVKCKPTSPGRRHVVKVVNPELHKGKPHAALLDKKSKTGGRNNAGRITTRHIGGGHKQHYRIVDFKRNKDGVPATVERLEYDPNRSANIALVLYADGERRYILAPKGLQAGDKIQSGVDAPIKAGNTLPMRNIPVGSTVHAVELKPGKGAQIARSAGAYVQIVARDGAYVTVRLRSGEMRKVPADCRATVGEVGNAEHMLRQLGKAGAKRWRGVRPTVRGVAMNPVDHPHGGGEGRTSGGRHPVSPWGKPTKGAKTRKNKRTDKFIVRRRSK
- the rplW gene encoding 50S ribosomal protein L23, coding for MIREERILKVIRAPHVSEKSTMVAEKFNTVVLKIATDSTKAEVKAAVEKLFEVEVDAVRTVNVKGKTKRHGARFGRRSDWKKAYVTLKPGQEIDFGGAE
- the rplD gene encoding 50S ribosomal protein L4; the protein is MELVLKDAQGALEVSEATFGRELNEALVHQVVVAYAAAARQGTRAQKTRSEVSGGGKKPFRQKGTGRARAGTIRSPIWRSGGVSFAAKPQNYEQKVNKKMYRGAIKSILSELVRQERLVVVENFAVSAPKTKELVAKLGELELKDVLIVTQEVDENLFLAARNLYKVDVRDVAGIDPVSLIAFDKVLMTAGAVKQLEEMLA